In a genomic window of Tissierella sp. Yu-01:
- a CDS encoding AraC family transcriptional regulator, producing MDSLNSMNNALEYIEKHLTEDIDYSKISKIAYCSEYHFKRMFSFLSGIGLSEYIRRRRLTLAALDLKDTNLRIIDVAVKYGYDSADSFSRAFHSMHGILPSEARSENTQLKAYPRMTFQLSIKGGCEMNYRIVEKGPFKLVGFKKRVPIIFEGVNPEIAKMTELLTPEVIKELKALSNVEPKGIISASTNFSEGRMEEKGELDHYIGVATSSNETAEFDVLKIEASTWAVFESIGPFPETLQNVWGRIYSEWFPSSGYEAVEGPEILWNESPDTGNPKYRSEIWVPVRKKDY from the coding sequence ATGGATTCTTTAAATAGTATGAACAATGCATTGGAGTACATTGAAAAGCACTTAACTGAGGATATCGATTATAGTAAAATTTCTAAAATTGCTTACTGTTCAGAGTATCATTTTAAAAGGATGTTTTCATTTTTATCTGGGATTGGTTTATCAGAATATATTCGAAGAAGAAGACTAACGCTGGCTGCCCTTGATTTGAAAGATACAAATTTGAGAATAATCGATGTTGCTGTCAAATATGGTTATGATTCAGCTGATTCATTCTCCCGTGCTTTTCATTCTATGCATGGTATTCTTCCTTCTGAAGCAAGAAGTGAGAATACACAGTTAAAAGCCTATCCTAGAATGACCTTTCAATTATCTATTAAAGGAGGATGCGAAATGAATTATCGTATTGTTGAAAAAGGACCTTTTAAATTAGTAGGATTTAAGAAGAGAGTTCCAATTATTTTTGAAGGTGTCAATCCAGAGATTGCAAAAATGACTGAACTTTTAACCCCTGAGGTTATTAAAGAATTAAAAGCACTTTCAAATGTGGAACCAAAAGGGATTATTAGTGCATCTACTAACTTCTCAGAAGGAAGAATGGAAGAAAAGGGTGAGCTGGATCATTACATCGGTGTAGCAACTTCAAGTAATGAAACAGCAGAATTTGATGTATTGAAAATAGAAGCCAGTACCTGGGCAGTTTTTGAATCCATTGGGCCTTTCCCGGAAACACTTCAAAATGTATGGGGAAGGATATACTCAGAGTGGTTTCCGTCTTCAGGATATGAGGCAGTTGAAGGCCCTGAAATTTTGTGGAACGAGAGTCCAGACACTGGAAATCCAAAATATCGAAGCGAAATCTGGGTTCCAGTAAGGAAAAAAGACTATTAA
- a CDS encoding type II toxin-antitoxin system HicA family toxin, with product MALIAGVSFTSILLSNQVVEAGSKLFYTIIDAIEGKRTVQVPNHGKKHEIPIGILREIWKQAGWI from the coding sequence ATGGCTTTAATAGCAGGTGTTTCTTTTACATCAATCCTATTATCCAACCAAGTAGTTGAGGCAGGAAGTAAATTGTTTTATACTATTATTGATGCAATTGAAGGAAAGAGAACAGTTCAAGTGCCTAATCATGGAAAAAAACATGAAATACCGATAGGTATTTTAAGAGAAATATGGAAACAAGCTGGATGGATATAA
- a CDS encoding ABC transporter ATP-binding protein: MTAICVNELVKKYKNGVKALDGLTLTVKEGEIFSLLGQNGAGKSTLINVLTTYLRPTSGNVTMFGKDAYREAAEIRSKISCVAQRTSIDTHLSLTENMIFQSKLYKVPKSESAKRMEMLISCFGLEKYLKYPVSSYSGGVKRRLDIALNLMSNPKVLFLDEPTVGMDIQSRMAMWDMVKKIRNDFGTNIFLTTHYLEEANQLSDTICIMKNGKEVIQGSPNTLREYLRQDMLKISFSVKKDAENCFEYLKGTIPLKESDLRHDKIITSLKSGRSDLEKTTRLLLEHGIPFLGIEIIQPTLEDVFISLTSKNGKEVS; the protein is encoded by the coding sequence ATGACTGCTATTTGCGTAAATGAATTGGTTAAAAAGTATAAAAACGGAGTAAAGGCATTAGACGGTCTTACTTTGACTGTAAAGGAAGGTGAAATCTTTTCTCTTTTGGGGCAGAACGGAGCTGGAAAATCTACGCTGATTAATGTGTTGACAACTTACCTGCGTCCTACTTCCGGCAACGTGACCATGTTTGGAAAAGACGCTTATCGTGAAGCGGCTGAAATTCGTTCAAAAATTTCCTGTGTAGCACAAAGAACTTCTATTGATACGCACTTATCACTCACGGAAAATATGATATTTCAAAGTAAGCTTTATAAAGTGCCAAAGTCAGAATCCGCAAAGCGTATGGAAATGCTAATTTCCTGTTTTGGATTAGAAAAGTACTTAAAATATCCAGTTTCCTCCTACTCCGGTGGAGTAAAAAGGCGGCTTGATATTGCACTTAATCTTATGTCTAACCCTAAAGTGCTATTTTTAGACGAGCCAACTGTTGGAATGGATATTCAATCTCGAATGGCAATGTGGGATATGGTGAAGAAAATAAGAAATGATTTTGGAACTAATATCTTCTTAACAACCCATTATTTGGAAGAGGCCAATCAGTTAAGCGATACAATCTGCATTATGAAAAATGGGAAAGAAGTCATTCAAGGTTCTCCAAATACTCTCAGGGAATACCTACGGCAAGATATGTTAAAAATCAGTTTTTCAGTAAAAAAAGATGCTGAAAATTGCTTTGAGTATTTAAAAGGAACAATTCCTCTCAAAGAATCCGATTTACGCCACGATAAAATCATCACCAGCTTAAAAAGCGGACGAAGCGATTTAGAAAAAACAACCCGCCTGCTGTTGGAGCATGGTATTCCATTCTTGGGAATCGAAATTATCCAGCCTACCTTAGAAGATGTTTTCATCAGCCTGACCAGTAAAAACGGAAAGGAGGTCAGCTAA
- a CDS encoding ABC transporter permease, whose amino-acid sequence MDILTLLQRNIRWRFHNAFTIVITILQPMLWLVLYSAVAGQSMKGIGIANYTAFVLPGLIVLVSFGACSSSGIMNYLMKADGSFYRILIAPVKRNSIVLGQVLEAVVCTFIEVIIMCIVSLFFSANIATGFTGILLMAILVFLTAFFISGLTYAISLCLPNEVMYETVMNAIVLPIFFLSTALFPADGLSGGLKIAVNINPFTHVINVLRDLILQGNIVIRDVIFVVLLLIAMCSISFSWAFHRLKKETAL is encoded by the coding sequence ATGGATATTCTAACCTTGTTACAACGTAATATAAGATGGCGTTTTCACAATGCTTTTACTATCGTGATTACCATCTTACAGCCTATGCTATGGCTTGTTTTATATAGTGCCGTTGCCGGACAATCCATGAAAGGAATTGGAATTGCAAATTATACGGCTTTTGTTCTCCCCGGGCTTATTGTGCTAGTTAGTTTCGGAGCGTGTAGCAGTAGCGGCATAATGAATTATTTGATGAAAGCAGATGGGAGTTTTTATCGGATACTGATTGCCCCGGTGAAAAGAAATTCTATTGTATTGGGTCAGGTATTGGAAGCAGTCGTATGTACTTTCATCGAAGTTATTATTATGTGCATAGTCAGCCTGTTTTTTTCTGCAAACATTGCGACTGGATTCACGGGCATACTCTTGATGGCTATCCTAGTATTTTTAACTGCCTTTTTCATTTCGGGGCTTACTTACGCCATTAGCCTTTGCCTTCCAAATGAGGTCATGTATGAAACGGTAATGAACGCAATTGTTCTCCCCATCTTTTTTCTAAGTACCGCATTGTTTCCAGCAGACGGATTATCAGGGGGATTAAAAATTGCAGTAAATATAAATCCATTTACTCATGTAATAAATGTTTTGCGTGATTTGATTTTACAAGGAAATATTGTTATTCGTGATGTTATCTTTGTTGTTCTTCTACTTATAGCTATGTGCAGTATCAGTTTTTCATGGGCCTTTCATAGATTAAAAAAAGAAACTGCTTTATAA